Part of the Citrus sinensis cultivar Valencia sweet orange chromosome 2, DVS_A1.0, whole genome shotgun sequence genome, CAAAATCCCATGCAATTTGCTTCAACGATCAGCCTCTTTATAGCCCTGATATTGAAACCCAGATTGCACAGATTTTTGACGCGCGCATAACAGCTTCATAACAGATTTGATTCCCTTCTCACATGCAATCTCACGTGCTGCACTAAAGCTTGCGCAAAACAGCTGAAAGCAATGCCGTTTTTCCTTAAGCTTGGTGAAAGGAGTAACACGCGTGCAGCACGTGAACTCACTTACTCAAAACACAGCCGTTTTAGGGCTTCAAGTTTTGGAGTCATTGCACTCTAGTCCACACAAATGGGTAAAGTGGAAATGCAAGGGATCCAAAAGCCAGGATAGGGCGAATGacaatttgataaattgaGAAACCTATAGTCTCATTCATAGAGTAGTTTTACAATaaggaaattatttattttaatataaaaataaacaagtgagaaaaaaatacagataattatttactataagataaaattacattGTATTAGAGTGTGcattgttttatcttttaacttgttatttattttattaaagtaagggattctcttatttttaaattacaccTTATTCATATACTTACCTTTGTTGTGTATGGTATATAGTGgcatagaatttattttttttcccgcaaaattaattccaaatttagtttttatggATGCTCAATTGCAAGAGAGAAGTTCAATTCTATGATATTCCCTCATTACTCCTCACCTACCCATCATTCATTTACTTTATGTGTTATCCTAATTTTCCAATGTACAAACAAAGCGGTAccatttacatttaaaaaaatgtgcaAAAGCCCCCATTACAACttatttcttgttcttttatttttttctaattatccCTTCAACTCACGGGGGTGTGCTTGGCAGTttgaatttagaaaatttgaggTGCTAATTAGTAACTACGGAAAAGCCGAAAGCAGCAAACCTTCTTTCTGaggaaagaaaatcaaaagccTTGCGATTATTAACCATTTTACCGACTTGTATGCAATTGAGaatctaatttcttattatgtgataatgaaaaaggaaaaatctttACTAATTAACAATCTCAATAAGATTCCTTTGTAATTATGATGcatttactaattaataatctcAATAAGAAATGagtatcaaaataaattatttattttactattgatatttttattttatcttgaaattagaatgaattgtcataagttattaaaatacccttttataattgttatacttagtattttttgtatttggcATAACATTATATTtcccttttattattataacaacaataaataatgaatgaCCTATTTGCAAATATTACACCTACTTTTAGGTGTTTTCATAAATTTCGTAGGAACCACAATGCAAAAATGACAGAACTTAATTAAGGGCATTCtggaaattataaaaatttaacggGGACAAAATGGATAGTTCTGGGATGGCGTCTCATTTCCACCCCCAAGAATTAAACTCCCATTCACTAGTCCCATATTACCATGGGTTCCACTTAAGTAATTTTCACTTCCacctttattttaaataaagtaaataccgtcaacaattataattttgaatttggatttttcAATCTGTAAAGTAAATGCAGCGTTACAGAATCCATTTGCCAATTTTAAATTGAGCTTGACTTACACCACACAACTATAACCAAATATATGATTGAGAATCTGATATTTGGATTCtgtaataataaagaaatcttCTCATTTTAGCAATGTTTTAAAACGTAATCTCAAACAGATCTGCTATGGCAATGTTTTAAAACGTAATCTCAAACAAATCTGCTATTGTATAACAACCCAATAACTGGAGTATCCCCATTTGAACATATATAAACCAAACAGCAATGCAGAAACTACACTTTTTATATACAGCGTTCAGAATTTCTTTCTCCAACCCGGCCAGCATGTGTTCATCAAGTTGCATTCCACCGCTCAATGTGAGGGGGATAACAAGAAGATCGTTGTTCTTGGCAATTCAAAGAGGTGGAAACGCCCCTGTCCAGGCATTCGAGCCCTTGTATAACTCTAGTAAATCCTGAAGAAAGTCATTTGGGCTAGTCGAATTGATTCGagtgaaaatgaaatgaaataatcGTAGCCTATATGACTTGGCGGAATCCCTGGATAGCTTGGCTTACAGTGGAGAAGTGTTACAAGTGAATGTGTGCATTACATTATTCACTTTGTGCTTGGTTGATGAGTCATGTACAAGTCCTCCGCAAAGCGTGGGCTGGTTTTCATTTAAACCTTCTTCTTCCATGGAGCTGTGATCGTCAAGTGGGGTTTGATCTGACATCAACTTCTGGAGTTTGTTATGTTAAATGAGCTACctgttgaatttttatttaaaaaaaaaaaaaaacaaaggagtTACCTAATGTACAAGGATTATGATCTTTTCCTGATATGAGTTTTTTCTATGTAGAAATTCACGTGTCAATGATagttaaaaggaaaattgtAAATGCTAccatatctttaaaaaaaaaaaaaaaaaaacattttgctTTGCAATTGTTATCTCTATGATACAAAAATAATCTTGGAAAGTAGggggttaaaaaattaattttagtttttccCACTCCATTATCTTTTaccatattaaataaaaaacacatttatactctctaattaattaattgtgaacaagacatgaatcatagagaattaattaataagccatttataatttacttttatagTATTTGTTAGGTGCCCATGATAGGCTGATTACATCCAACGTTAGGGATAAGTTTAACATTATATAACTTATCTAGGATTCATATAATATAAACttagtgttttattttttaatcctaaTGACATAAGATCtagtttattcaaataattttgagaattttatttgaattagaCTATATTTATTGTACTATATAAACACTACATGGGTgactgaaaatattttaagtaataatCAAAGTAATACTAAAAGGAGagtgagaaatattttaagtaataatCAAAGTAATACTAAAaggagagtgagagagagggaaaaataaaacaggGGTTTTTACTTCGTGAGGGAATTTTCCAATTTTGTGATCGTCCTTCAATCATCAGAAACATAATTCCATTATGATCCAATCGTGAAGTTTCATAGCATTTCGTTCTTAGAGATTGAAAGGGATCTATTCTTTATTCCTATAAATTCATGATGATTTGGTTCCCGCATCAACCAACAAAGTATGACCTTAggtaataaaacaaaactgcATGATTGGTTTAGAAAATCAACAGTATTGATTTGAATTGTTTAGAGAAATTAGGGGTCCCCGACTTGGTGCCTCTACCCCATTGTCTAGGCAGTGCTAGATAACCCCGAAgttaataaaaactaaaaaaaaaaatctaataatttaacaGTGCACGTGTTATGGGTGTAGTCATAGccaattattatattttattttacaaaattaagatATAAATGTGTATTTCAATTGATGTGATAAATGACTATCAAAATTAAGTTTGGAAGTTATTTACACCATTTGCTTTTTAGGCAGTATAAGGGCTAATCAATGAAAACCAAAAGCATCAGATTTTCTTTGCTTCTGAAGGAagtaaaatcaaaatccttgaacaaattttaactattttacaGCCAATTAACGAAacattctaaaataataacaaaaaaaaaaagtcttctTATTTTAgcaaattttattcatgtaatctcttgaaatcttcaattaTGGCAAGCCGATAAATACGTACAGCACTACTCATCTATATCACGCCTCCTCAGCTTTGTCACCATATTTTCCacggggaaaaaaaaaaaaaatcaaccttGAGTTGAGTAGCACTTAGAAATTCTTTGTGAAACATTCAGCAGCTAAAAGTGCAATGAGCAGAACCAGGTCGTTGTTCTTGGCAATTCAAAGTAAGACCGAAAGATGAAGGGAGGCCGGATGCACAATAGGCTGCACGCACGCACGCACGCATGTAGCTAGATGTATAGGCTCAAACGTCAAACTTGATTCTGAATTTTATATGTAGAATTTTGTGCTTCAAATTTTTACATATCGTTTCATTTTGCATGTGCTTGCTGCCCTTTTTAGATCGTTTTTTGGAGTCGAAGTTTGATCTTCTCTGCCTCGGGCGCCGGAGATGATGACGAGAATGTTTATGTTACTTCCAAACGTACAGTGtcttcaaaataaatgaaaaactatCGGATATGGGCTCTGATTGAATTATTAGGGCAAAGGCCCATCTTATGCAAGCAATAATCATTAAGTAttgattgcatttttttttttactttattattattattttttgaaaagatgaaACTTGTATTATTAGTATGTTCCTTTATGTCATCTAAagaatgaatgaaaatatttgagtATATTAGGGTGATTGGGAGCACTGATGattacttttcattttctttttcacgtCTTTCTTCCTACAATTTCTGTTCCATTTTCCAACTAATGAAACCATACTCCTTGCGTCAAAGTTGTTTGAAATTCAACAGTGTATGCTTTGTTtctcacaatatataaaatttaagaaatgaaaacagTAATTTCAATGATTAATTGGTTAATGGCGGTCAAGTGCAGGCATAGGTGGCATCTGTAACGCTGTAACTTAGCCAGCTCCCccattttacttttcttttctagtaAAACCTGACTACTTGATAGGTAAAACTATGTTGCCACATGGGTTacgtatctttttttttttttttttttttttttttttctaggtCAATTATAATAGAGTCAATTTAtatgtcaaaaaaataaaaaaggcaaattttttttttatattttcacacATTAGTCCTGCAcctaaaaattttcagttgCAGTGATACTTCTGAAAGCCAGAAGATGACGACATGAACACAACACTCTGACATCGCAAACTTATCAATTTGGacaatattagttttttttattgcaatatacgaagagaagaaaatgcaTAATTTGTTAGAATTGAAGggggcaaaaaaaaagaaattcatttCACTaccaaactaaaaaataaaaaatcatgacCATAATGTTGTTTTCCAGCACTTAgccattatatatatatatatatatttgagtgGTAAgtttgacacaattatttaatggatccctctaagttacatgcatgtaccttacatccctctcacatgaatagtatccatacactattcatgtgagagggatgtaaggtacatgcatgtaacttagcattacCCTTATTTAATTAGTCATATCATTGTCAATTACGGATGGCAAAATGTAGGTAGCTATAATTATTAGCCATCCATGtgtaaatacataattatcCAATATGAATATGGATATCCAAGGGTAAACAtgaacatttattttttaattataaatcacTATgcattttatgataaaaaaactaattaatgtgttttacataaaaaaaaatcttagtttttatttattttcttaaaatgattaatattaaaatgtaattaaaattattttcaatatagaaacaaaattattactcttatttttaattacaaaaaaaataataaagagatatttaaattattttcaaatagagtAATTGTttagatttgtttttttacccttctttaattaagttaatgaAATATCTTAACCGTATGGATGTGTGCTAATGACTATTTAAAATGTTGGGGTGGAATAATAAAagtcaatttatttaaatgtgcaattaaatttattctttttatttaaggactgaaactaaactaaaaatacaaaatccttgttcaaatgaacaaaaatgattttacgAATTGATAAACtaacactttattattattaataaattaatatatattttttacataatcGAATAATCGATagtatgttaaataaatattatgttacaagaaaataataaaacattaattagatagaatatgaaattaaattaattttcatattttgtatattccatctatttaatataataaaatcacttatattagaaaaaaaaagagtataaTGTCTGAATCCGCTCACGTaagtgagagaaaattaattaccattatattaaattaaaaaaatcatgtatatatatatttatcgtcaattataattaataaataatagacAATGTTCAGTTTagttatatattaaattaattaatagttggACCCCACTTGATAGGCTATTTCAAACCACAAAAGTAGACATATCACAATCACATCaccaaaactaaaaaattgaattccaACCACTTTTAGTAAACAATTTTACCTCAAATAATGGACACCAGtgaatcaaatatttacaggccTACCTCTAGTCTCTAGATAATGAAAtgattgattaaataaattttcgaCTCTTGTCATCTCTGTCCAATTGGACACCATAATGGATTAgagcacttttctttttctccccACCGCAACATCCGTGATTCAATGTTCCGTAATTTTTTGActttagtattatttattttttggccaCCAAATTGTCTTCTTCTGAGTTATCGAGTTTTGTGCGAGCGTCGGTCCACCGttacattaaattataatttgattaatttaaaatagatGAGTGAAAAGAGGGCTTAAAAGTAATGCAAGTATGAGATGCACAAGTCATTTGGGTTTGTAGTTCAGTCGTGGACCattactttcaaaattaagtatAATTATGAGGGTAATAGTTCGAGTCTCCACAGACTCAACCTCcctcaattaaatataattgtgtAAAGATTTCTTATAATGTCTTTCTCCTTTGCGAAATGCGAGTGGAGTAGAGACATCCCTCCTCTGTGAGGGGTATTTGGATGtgcatgtacttcatagaataaaaatgtaataatataagtctcatgtatatatatctgattgtaaatatcagtgtaatgacCTGCTGTCATAGCAGTTGTATATATCTCTGTGTAATACAGTAACCTAATACTTAATcagtttcaaaaaagaaaaaaaaaagtctgaGATGCACATCTGCTTTACgatgagaatttttatttttatttttcaatcatcctgtgtttatattttacttataCAAATTGAAAGCAACCAACTTTATTAGCATTAATCTGTTTATTCCATTTCAGAGATAAGAGGGAAGGAAATGAAgaatgagagagaaaagatGAGAGAAATTAAGAGTTAATCTCAATTTTATTACAGTATTTGattcaacataaaatttattttattttttcacttttttatcTCCTCCTTTCTCTtcctctcttttcttcttttctctcCAAACTAAATATTCCATTAAACATATTTAGGgtctttcaaattaaaaactgCCCACTtgtataaaaagaaaacaaagaaagaaatggtTAGTTTATCAAGTTGGACTTTCATTCAATCagacaaatttttttaccaatcATACATTCGCTATAACACATGCTGgtgtttatttactttgtataaatttatctttctaGTATGTCGTATAAGCCattttaaatcatcattcGTCATTATTTGGATTCAATCGTTCTGACTAATATAGTGATAAATtttatacacaaaaaaaaaagtttgaaatcTTTTAGATATGAAGTTGGAAGTCCTTGGAACTAAAAGAAAGTGATGTTATACCTCACCGAATACAATTAAAACTTGCCAATTCATTACAAATTCAGATCTGGGTGAAGTAAAAAGTGATCAAGGaaaaaacaagataaataaGTCCAAAATCTTCACCGAAAAGAGAGATAAATCTCTCCAGCAACTAGGTTGAAGTTTACAAGTTGCTAATAAGAGAGGTGGTGCTAGACGATAGAAGTTTCAAAAGGAAGAGAGAATAgaatataaaacaataaactAATTGATGCAAAAATAGGAGAGAGAACATTGTTATTAATCATTTAACGTGTAGtcgtgtgtttgtgtgtgtgtataaaatataaattggattaaaattaaactcaGTTCCTTGGGCACCAGGGCatgagagagagggagagtcTGAAAAGGATTTGGACACGTTGCTTGGCAACTGGGGCATTGTGTGGGGGACGGGTATGAGAGTGAGGGGGTGATGGCAATTTCCAATTGAGTAAAGATTAGAAGCGTGACGAAGTGGCAATTGAGATTAGCTTAGCTGAATCAATCATCTGTTAGATTAAAGTTAGGTAATGAAGTTGATTGGATAGCGCCCATAGCAATAATTAATGTTCCCCATTCCTTAATTTAATCATGAGCCCCACTACCGACCCTGCTCACATCTCGCAGTTCTTTGTCATGGCAGTAAGTCCTATTATTGCATGGCATGCCCAAACAAAATCTGTCCAGGATCAAAttggtttcttctttattaaattaaaagtactCTCCCAATCAACGGGTGCTTAGAATCTAAATCTTACAAATGTGAGATCATGAATTTAAGTTCCTATAATATATTATGcgggtttaatttttttttcaatttgagtgaaaataatattttttctttcgaaatgtgagtggagtagacGTCTCTCAAATATTACAGAGGATAAAAATTTGGacaatatttcataaaaaattatgtaaattagtCTCAGTAATAGTCTGATATTTCGAAATATGCGTGAAGTAGACATTTCTCGAATATTAAAGAGGGTAAAAATCTGGTGgtacttaataaaaattgatataaattagtcccaataataatttaatttataaatattaattataatctcatgtaatatgagttatactcttaaataataatcttatgtaataaaaaaaaaagcacccTCCCAATCCTTCATTGCTTACCAATTTAGGAATcgatgatgatttttttattttggtatgAACCACAAGGTGGTCCTAAATAGgtcccaactgtgggaggtaTTTTTAAGCCTATAGCATAACTCAGATTAATCTCTGCTCGTACTAAATCGGTgcgtaaaaaataaaatattaactaaaataatgatttcatACGAGAATAAGGCTTGTATTCCTGActtctcttaaaaaataaaagtaccGAATTACTCAAACCAAATAACTTTGGTTACGAATCGATGATAACGGAGGAACGAACAAGTGCGCTAATTTTCGTCTTCGATAATGACAAAAGCCTTAACCTCAACGTGGCAGTTGGAACCCACCTctgttatttgtttattttttaatttatttctcttaattAGCGGCATTGACCTTTTATTCTCATACCAACAAATCTTGCCCTACCAAAGTTAAGATATATTCCATAGAATCATATaccttgcttttttttttttttgagtgcTTCCAAAAAGCACAGGAACCACTACTGAAAGTGgagatatttttttgtaagagCCTAACTTCACACAGCATTGACGTCGGCACCCACATCTCTTGCTTCTAAACTTTGGGTCTTCAACGTCAAAATTGTTCAAATGATCCGTAACATTAATTTCACAGGAAGAAAGTGGTACACAAGCCGTAGCAAATTCTCTACAATtatctcatatatatatatcctctatatatataatatattctaaTCTACAATGTTGATAAGCTTACGTTTGTTTTCTTTACAAATTATACAAAAAGGAATAGAAGGCGGATTACCtatatttaaaatacaataagGCACAGAAGAAAGCAacagaaaaggaaaattgaaATTCTGTTCAGTGATTTGACTGCTTGCATTTCATGCCTTCTTAACCTGGGGTTACTATGATATGAGTTGGGGTATGTGTACAAGCTTTCCGAATTTCCAAACACACTCGCATAGACCATCTCTCCGAACATACCAACTACCGGATGCTGAAATCCAGACAATGCAGTGCCTCCAAGATTGAGCAGTGGAGATGGAGAATTCCCTTCAAAACCGCCATATGAATGTTGTCCATGAGGATCATAGTTTTGACTCTGATAAGGATTACGATAAGGAAGCTGTTGGCCGGTATTGGATGTAGGATATAGAAGAGCTTGGTTGCCAAAGGCTGGAGGCCTTGGAGGTATGACCGTACCTCGGTGAGAAACCTTGCCTTCTGGCTCAGATTCAGTTGGAGTTTGACCCCGACCATAGAGGGGTACCATTGTTGTATGTGAAATATCAGCCTTGCATACCGGACATTGTGGATGCTCATCAGAGGCAAGAGAGGCACTTTGAACATGGAGCCACTTGTAGATGCAGGGCCAGCAGTAGAGATGGCCACACAAGGTGACCACCGGGTCGTAGGCAAAGTCCAAGCAGATGTTACAATCGAAGCAACCATTGTAATTTTCTGAGCCTGTGGCTGCACTAGCAATGGACTTCCATTCGCGGGCAAAGTATTGCTCAAAGGCCATGAATTTATTTGCACAAGTTGCAACAACTACCAGTATGCCTTTTGACTCTGAAAGACCTCAAAAAAAGTGAAACTCTATTAGCACTTGGTTCCAAGATTGACTAATATCCTTATCTCAAAAACTGCACACTCACCTTGCAACCAAACAAATAGGCAGGAGAtgaaagtaaaaacaaaaaggttgCATTACAACAAGACACTGGTGGACAAAATGTGcagaagatatatatatatataacagtACTAATATCAAAATCAGTCTTGGTGGAACGCAGattaagaaaacaataaacaagAATGGGCCCACTGAGAGGATGACTTAATGTGCGCTCAAACGCTAAGAGCTGAGGCAGCTTATCTATGAAATGGATAAGCAACACAGGAAACTGAGAGGACCCACGACTTAAGAATATATCATGTACAAACACCATATGATACATGCCCAGTCAACATTTTCCCCCTTCTCTTTTTCTACCTTCCTCTATAATTTCTATTCTAAGTTCTGTttggaaattttcattttcctacATACAGAGTCTGAAAAATCAGAGGAACAGCTTTATGATGTGCTTTGCAAAAGAGAAGTTTGAAAGGCA contains:
- the LOC102629340 gene encoding E3 ubiquitin-protein ligase RMA1H1 produces the protein MAFEQYFAREWKSIASAATGSENYNGCFDCNICLDFAYDPVVTLCGHLYCWPCIYKWLHVQSASLASDEHPQCPVCKADISHTTMVPLYGRGQTPTESEPEGKVSHRGTVIPPRPPAFGNQALLYPTSNTGQQLPYRNPYQSQNYDPHGQHSYGGFEGNSPSPLLNLGGTALSGFQHPVVGMFGEMVYASVFGNSESLYTYPNSYHSNPRLRRHEMQAVKSLNRISIFLFCCFLLCLIVF